The DNA segment GGTCGTGACGGCCATGCCCTTGGGGAGGCCGAGCGGCGTTTCGGTTGCCAGATCGCTCCACGCGGGTTCAGGTGGTTTCGGGGGGGGGGCGGCCTCACCGATGGCGGGAGCGGGCTCCGAGACGCGGGGGAGCGCTTGGATATCGGGTGCGACCGTTCTGGGAAGGGTGTCTGCCAAGCGGTCGAAACTGCTCTGAACGGCCGCGAACTGCTGTTGGAGTTGATCCACTTGTTTCTGCGTCGTGACGCTTCGCCGTTCCCATTGAGCGTTCTCGACGGCGAAATAGGAAAGACCGGCCACGGAGATCGCCAATACGGCCGAGGTCGCAAGCGACTTCGGTGAGATCCGGGTGGACACGAAAGGAATGTTTTTTTCCTCCGGTTTGCCCGCTCCCTTGGCGGCAGGTAGAGCGTCGGCTTGCTGGCGGGCTTTCAGGGTTTCGATTTCGCTTTCCAGGGCGAGTTTCACCTTGACCATCGGCTCAAGCTCCCGGTTGCGGCGTCGAAGTTTGGAAACCTCCTCCTGAAGGTCGTCGATCTCCTGCTTGAGTTCGAGAATCTCGCTCGCGTCCCGCTGGACGGAGGGCGGCGCCGTGAGTGGTTCTGGGGGAATGACGCTGGGTGGCGGTTGAGCCGTGGTGACCGGTTCCTGAACGGCTTCGATGGTCAACGGCGGCGCCACCACCGCGGGAACCGGCCCCGATGGGGGCAACGTCGCTCTTGGCGCAGGGGCTTCGGCCTCATCATCCTCCTTCCACCAGAAAGTGAATTTTCCCTCCTCTTGGGCCATCGTGAAAGGCTCGGGCGGTGGAGGAGCGGTGCGCATGGTTTCATCCCAGACGGGCGCGGAGGGCTTCGATGGGGTGGCCGCGGCGCGCGGGGTCCCGGCCGGAGCCGGGGATGTTTCCGCGGAAAGGTCGTCGGAAGGCGGAGGGATGATCATGGGCGCCGGGCTCTCGGATGAGCCCATTCCTCCCTCGCGGAAATTGACCCGCAGGTTGCGGTGCATGAGCGCTTTTCGGGCCACGTCGCGAATCTGGTACTCCTCCACGGGTGTGGACAGGTAGTCAAAGGCACCGATCTTGAGGGCCTCCCACTTCGTGTCCTGGCTGGGGGATTCGGTTAGAACGATAATTTCAGACAGGGGCGCCGACTGCTTGATGTCCCGCAAAACCTGCAATCCGGTCGAGTCTTCCAGCTTGAGCCCGGTGATGATGATTTCATATTCCTGCCGGCCCAGTTCGCGCAACGCTTCCTGCCGGCCGGCGGCAGGCCGGAGGGCAAACCCGTCCTTCAAGAGGGCTTTTCCTATGTTGGCCCACATGGGGCCACCCTCTTCTATCAGGAGGATTGAACGTTGCGTGCCCTTCCGTTCTGTCGCCATTTACAGGTCTGTTTTTGCGAGGCCCATTTTAGGCGAAGCATTTGAAAAGTCAAGAAGATTCGGGTGATTTTTGAATCCATCCTGCTTTGGCCAGGAACCAGAGGGCAACCAGCGTGACTGCCAGTGATATTCCGTATACCACGGAGGAGGACATGTGTTTGAGGAAAAAGAATCCTCGTTCCGCGCTGGGGAGGGGAAGACCGAGCAGGATGGCGGCAATCGCGAGCGCCCGAAGTCCGACGAAAACGGAAAGGAGGCGTGCGAACCAGCGATGACCCTTGAACAGGAGATATGGAAACAGGAGCGTGATGAGGAGCCCGACGGTGAGGAAGAAGGCTGCGTACACCTTCGAAAGGCCCGGCGGGAGACCGTGGCTCACGATCTTTTGGAGGGCGAATCCCTCGTAGAGGAGACCGTAGACCAAATAGGCGATTGCGGCTTGCGTGAAGGGCTTCCGCAGGTCCATGGCGCCATGGTACGCCGTGTGGCGACGCGACGCCATGGAGCGTTTTGACTTGGTGGATGCGCTTCGGTACGGTGATTCAGTGCGTCCAACAGAATGCGTAGGGGAGGGTCTTCAGACCCTCCCGACAAGAGGGAGCATCTGAAGATGCTCCCCTACGAATCGGCATTCTGTTAGAGGCTCTTATTATGCCCGAGTCGACGACCGAGGGCTGGAAATCGAATCCCCTTCTTTTCGGCCACGACCCTACGCCCGGCATTGTGGCGGTCGAAATCGAACACGGCGCCGAGCGGGTTCGAGTTTTCCGGCGGGAGGCCGGGAGGTCAGGTACCGAATCCATTCCCTTCGAGCCGTTCATTCTCCTTCGCGACAAGGATCTGCTGGCGGGCTACAAAGGCGAAACCCGATCGGAGAAGTTGACGGGAAGTCACCCCCTCGCATGGCGGATTACGCTCCCCAACGGGTTGGCGCTCGAAAACCTGCGGAAGCACCTCCAGAAAAAAACGGACCGCGTCCCCTCCGCGCTCGACGCGCCCTACCTCTACATCTCCGATATGGTCCAGCAGTATCTTCTCGCCTCGGGCCGGACCCAGTTCAAGGGAATGGGCTTCGGCGATCTCGTTCGCATGCAGATCGACATCGAAACCTGGTGCGCCCCCGGCTACGAATTTCCGAACGCGAAGCGGGAGTCGGACCGGATGATCTCCATCGCGCTGTCCGATACCACGGGTTGGGAGCACGTTCTCTTCGGAAAAGACATGAAGGAATCGGAGATGATCGAGCAACTCAACACGCTCATTCGGGAGCGGAACCCGGATGTGATCGAAGGCCACAATCTCTTCCGATTCGATCTGGAATACATTCAGACCCGCGCGAAACGATACGGCGTGAAGCTCCTGTGGGGGCGGGGAGGGGAGCCGATGGAGAGCCACCCCTCCCGGATGCAAATCGGCGAGCGGTCGATCACCTACACCAAGTTCGAGATCTTCGGACGGCACACGGTGGACACGTTCATTCTCGTTCAGCACTACGACATCGCCACACGGGAGTTGGAGAGCCTGGGGCTCAAGGAGGTGGCCGTCCACTTCGGGATCGCCTCCAAGGATCGGATCTATCTCCCCGCCGACCAGATCAATTCGGCATACGAGAAGGATCCCGAAAAACTGCGTGAATACAACCTGGACGACGTGCGGGAGACGCGGATGCTGAGCGACATCCTTCTTCCAAGTTACTTCGTACAGGCGCAGATCTTTCCGATCGGATTCCAAAGTACGATGCTTCGAGGAAACGCCGTGAAGATCGATTCGCTTTTCCTCCGCGAGTATCTCCATCGCGGCCATTCCCTTCCGTTGGCAAGTCCCGCGTCGCCCATCCAGGGGGGCTACACGGACATCCTTTTTCACGGCATTGCGAAGAACGTTCTCCATTGTGACATTACGTCACTGTACCCGTCGGTCATGCTGGTGCACCGGTGCTTTCCGAAGAGCGACGAACTGGGCGTCTTTCCCAACTTGCTCGAAGACCTGCGCGCCTTCCGGATTCGGGCCAAGGAGCAGGTGAAAGCGGCGCAAGATCCCCAGGAGCGGAACTTCGCCAACGCACTCCAATCGACCTTCAAAATTCTCATCAATTCGTTCTATGGCTATCTCGGTTTCGACATGGCCCATTTCAACGACTATGAACAGGCCAATCGCGTTACGCAGATCGGACGCGATACGATCCAGGCCATCATGAAGGCACTCGAAGCGGAGGGCTGCCGGGTGATCGAAGTGGATACGGACGGAATTTACTTCATGCCGTCAAGTCCGCTCCCGGAGAGGGACGAAGCGGCCCTGA comes from the Nitrospirota bacterium genome and includes:
- a CDS encoding DNA polymerase II, translating into MPESTTEGWKSNPLLFGHDPTPGIVAVEIEHGAERVRVFRREAGRSGTESIPFEPFILLRDKDLLAGYKGETRSEKLTGSHPLAWRITLPNGLALENLRKHLQKKTDRVPSALDAPYLYISDMVQQYLLASGRTQFKGMGFGDLVRMQIDIETWCAPGYEFPNAKRESDRMISIALSDTTGWEHVLFGKDMKESEMIEQLNTLIRERNPDVIEGHNLFRFDLEYIQTRAKRYGVKLLWGRGGEPMESHPSRMQIGERSITYTKFEIFGRHTVDTFILVQHYDIATRELESLGLKEVAVHFGIASKDRIYLPADQINSAYEKDPEKLREYNLDDVRETRMLSDILLPSYFVQAQIFPIGFQSTMLRGNAVKIDSLFLREYLHRGHSLPLASPASPIQGGYTDILFHGIAKNVLHCDITSLYPSVMLVHRCFPKSDELGVFPNLLEDLRAFRIRAKEQVKAAQDPQERNFANALQSTFKILINSFYGYLGFDMAHFNDYEQANRVTQIGRDTIQAIMKALEAEGCRVIEVDTDGIYFMPSSPLPERDEAALMGRVTANLPEGIHLELDGRFPAMLSYKMKNYALLKAKGELLIKGSGLKSRGLERFQRQWMEEMFLLLLHGRRDAVEKLYRDFRDRIERHEFPVKLFMKTETLQESPQSYQEKVRAKKRNVAASYELALRSTKNYQAGDQVSYYVTGTSRKVKVHQACKLAAEWDPKNPDENADYYLSKLEELHEKFRPYIEAEPGQAVAVDE
- a CDS encoding response regulator, translated to MWANIGKALLKDGFALRPAAGRQEALRELGRQEYEIIITGLKLEDSTGLQVLRDIKQSAPLSEIIVLTESPSQDTKWEALKIGAFDYLSTPVEEYQIRDVARKALMHRNLRVNFREGGMGSSESPAPMIIPPPSDDLSAETSPAPAGTPRAAATPSKPSAPVWDETMRTAPPPPEPFTMAQEEGKFTFWWKEDDEAEAPAPRATLPPSGPVPAVVAPPLTIEAVQEPVTTAQPPPSVIPPEPLTAPPSVQRDASEILELKQEIDDLQEEVSKLRRRNRELEPMVKVKLALESEIETLKARQQADALPAAKGAGKPEEKNIPFVSTRISPKSLATSAVLAISVAGLSYFAVENAQWERRSVTTQKQVDQLQQQFAAVQSSFDRLADTLPRTVAPDIQALPRVSEPAPAIGEAAPPPKPPEPAWSDLATETPLGLPKGMAVTTSKTRLRSGPGIEHDLVEELGPGVLLRISKEAGEWLDVETEGGERGFVWTPNTGRKAISAQAQPGERARKVDQGGFAYISLAIGVRSLGRILPSDLRYRATFLKGGQPWETVDLSPPDKAPGPFALHRLDLFCPRGLRKADLGADLRVQLLAAPPEGDFELLQEFPLLLK